CTCCATTCGAGCACGATGGTCAAGGCCGGGGTCTATCTCATCCTGCGGGTGTCGCCGATCATGGAGAACACCGCGGCGGCCAAGATGCTCACCCTCATCGGCGGAACGAGCTTCCTCATCGCCGCCCTGATCGCCATCTCCCAAAGCAACGCCAAAAAAGTGCTCGCCTATTCAACCATCTCCAACCTCGGCCTGATCGTCGCCTGCGCGGGGGTGAACACGGACGCGGCGGTGTGGTCGGCTCTGCTGCTGATCATCTTCCATGCGGTGGCCAAGTCGCTCCTCTTCCTCTGCGTGGGGATCATCGAATACAAGCTGGGAAGCCGGGATATCGAGGACATGGACTATCTCATCATGCGCCTGCCGAAGCTCACCGCGGTCATGATGATCGGAATGGCCGGGATGTTCCTCGCGCCTTTCGGCATGATCATCAGCAAGTTCATCACCCTCAAGGCCTTCGTCGAGAGCAATCCGGCCATGGTCGTCATCCTGGCCTACGGCAGCGCCGCCACGGTCTTATTCTGGACGAAATGGATGGGGAAGATCATGACCATCCGGCACGGGGTGGCCGAGGTGGTGGAGCACCGGGTGAGCCGCTGGGAATGGACCACCCTGGGGATCCTGGCCGTGGCCACGGTGGCGGTATGCCTCACCTTCCCTTTTATCTCCTTCCATGTCATCGACCCCTGGCTTCGGGAGCTATTCGGGACCGTCCCAGTGGTCGATACCTTCAACGTGCTGGTGGTCTTCGCCATCATGCTCGGCCTGCTGATCATTCTGCCCCTCGGCCTCCTCTACTACGCCTTTGTGGACAAGACCTACAAGCGGGTCGGCATCTACCTGGGAGGGGGGAATATCGACAATAACACCTTCGAGGGGGCGATGGCATCGACGCAGACTATCCAGATGAAGAACTACTATCTGGAGAGATATTTCGGCGAAGAGAGGCTGTTCAATGTCGGGCTGTTCGTTTCCCTGACGTTGACCTTCATCATGTTCGGGGCGGCGGCGATATGAACGGAATCAACGAGCTGATGAGTTCCCTGAACATCTTCGAGCGGATGCTGGCCTTCGTCCTGATCGCCCCGCTGGCGGGAGGAGTCCTGGCCGGGATCGACCGCAAGTTGAGCGCGCGCCTTCAGGGGAGGTACGGTCCGCCGGTGCTGCAGCCGTTCTTCGACGTCTTCAAGCTGTTTCGCAAGGAGCGGATCATCGTCAACAAGTTCCAGGACTTCACCATCGTCCTCTTTCTGCTCTTCACCGTCTTCTCGGGGGCCCTCTTCTTTTCCGGCGCCGACCTCCTGCTGACCGTCTTCAGCCTGGCCCTGGCCGGAACCTTCTTCATCCTGGGCGGCTTCTGCGTCGGCTCCCCCTTCAGCCACCTGGGGGCGCAACGGGAGATCCTCCAGATGGTCGCCTACGAGCCGATGGTCATTCTCATGGCGGTCGGCATGTACCAGGCGACCGGAAGCTTCAAGGTGGCGGAGATCACAAACTTTCAGGCGCCGCTGGTGCTCTGGCTCCCAGGGGTCTTTGCGGGCTTCCTGTACATTCTGACCATCAAGTTCCGCAAATCCCCCTTCGACCTTTCCATGTCTCATCACGCCCACCAGGAGATCGTCCGCGGGATCACCACCGAATTTTCCGGGCCGGCGCTGGTCCTCATCGAAATCAGCCACTGGTATGAAACCGTGCTGCTGCTCGGCATCGTCTACCTTTTCTTCGCCTTCAACCCCTGGCTCGCCTTCGCCGTGGCGGCGGCGGCCTTTTTGTTCGAGATCCTGATCGACATGTGCTACGCGCGCTTCAAGTGGCAGCTGACTTTCTTCAGTTCGTGGCTGTTCACGGCCGTGGCCGGGGTATCCAACATCCTCGTGCTCAGCCTGATGCGGTAAAGACGGGAGCAACGGATATGGGATGGTTCAAGCGTTCACCGTGGGTGCTTCACTACAACGCGACCAGCTGCAACGGCTGCGACATCGAGCTGATCGCCAGCCTGACCCCGCTCTACGACCTGGAGCGGTTCGGCATCATCAACACCGGCAACCCGAAGCATGCCGACATCCTGGCCGTCACCGGATCGGTTAACGGGAACAGCGGCAAAGTGGTGCGCAACCTCTACGACCAGATGCCGAACCCGAAGGCCGTGATAGCCGTCGGGATCTGCGCCACCTCCGGGTGTGTGTTCCAGGACTGCTACAACGTGCAGGGGGGGGTCGACAAAGTCCTGCCGGTGGATGTCTACGTCCCGGGGTGCGCCGCCCGGCCGGAATCGATCATCGACGGCGTGCTCCAGGCCTGCGAGATATTGGAGGAGAAATATGCGCAGCGGAAGCGGGTGGCGAAATCATGAGTGGCTTTACAGAGGATGGACGGGGAATGGGATAAATGCGGAAAACCGTATCACGCGGATAACTTCGGATAAAAATCTGATTCAGGATCGAATCGCTTGATCCGCCATTATCCGAATTTATCAGATTTTATCCGCGTGCCATTGGTGTTGTGGTTCTTCTCTGTTTGGCACCCGCTAGTCACTTCAGATAACGTCGGTGCACAACAGAAACAAGGAATTGAGGATGACTGAACTCCAGGAAATCATCCCGATAGACAAATCCGACCTCGTCGGTCTCGTGGCCGAGATGTTCGCCGAGGGGTATCGGCTGGTGCAGATCGGCTGCTCGACCTTGGCGGACGGCTACGAGCTCACCTGGTCCTTCGACCGGGACTATCGCTTCCGCAGCCTGCGGATCACCGCGGCGCCGGAGGAGGAGGTGCCGAGCATCAGCGTTATCTACCCGAATGCCTTCCTGTACGAAAACGAAATCCATGACCTGTTCGGCGTGGTCATCACCCACATCGCCGTCGATTACCGGGGCTCCCTCTACCGGACGGCGATCGGCAAGCCCTTCAGTGTCGACAATGTCAAGCTGCCGGAGCCTCCGAAGCGGAAGGCTCCGGTATCCGGGGAAAAGCCGGAAACAGGATTGATTGGCGGTTCACACAAACAACAAGGAGAGAACGAATGAAAAAGCAAATCCCGTATTCGTGCAAAGTCGCAGTCTTTTTCTCGGCACTGTTCCTGCTGGCCGGGGGGCCGGCGATGGCTCGTGACATTGATGTTACGGCGGCCGAAGGGGTCGGTCTGAAGCAAACCGTTCTTGGCCTGGGCGTGGCGGCTATCCCGGATTACGAAGGTTCCGACGAATATGAGGCTGCCCCTCTCCTCCAAGTCCGGTTCAACTGGACCAACAACATGTACTTCAGTCTTCTCGGCAATACCGCCAGGGCCAACCTGATCCCGAGCGACTCATGGCATTTCGGTCCTCTTCTGCGCTACCGGGCCGAGAGAGACGACGTCGAAAACGATCGGGTGGACCGCTTGGAAGATGTCGACGCGGCCGTCGAAGCGGGGGCGTTCCTTTCCTACAACCTTCCGAACTGGGTTTTTTCGATTTCCGCCGCCCAGGACGTCGCCGACGCTCACGACGGCTATGTTGTCGATCTGGGAGCCGGATACCGCCACAAGCTTCAGGATCGGACCATGTTGACCCTTTTCGTCCAGACCACCTACGCCAGTGAAGACTACATGGATACGTATTTTGGAATCGATACGGCTGATGCGGCCCGAAGCGGCCTCAATACCTTCGAGGCGGACTCGGAGTGGAAGGATGTCGGCGTGGGCGTCCTGGTGCAGCATAATTTTTCCCCCAACTGGGGTCTGCTGGGAGCGGCCAAGTACACCAAGCTCCTCGGCGATGCTTCAGACAGCCCGATCGTCGATGAGGAGGGAGAAGAAAATCAGGGACTGATCGGCTTTATCCTGAATTACCGGTTCTGAGCCGACTCCGCTCCGCCGGAGTCAGAGGAGTACACCGCAAGGGCGGGTGGCGGGAGACACAAATCCACTGAGGGATAGACCATGACTGAACCCCAGGAAATCATTCCCATCGACAAATCCGACGGGAGAAAAGGCGGAAACCGCCCATCAGAAAGGAGAAGAGGCATGAAAAACAAAGGATTGCATTTCCACAAAGTTGTCGGGATTGCTTTCATTTCGGCCATGTTCCTGCTAGCCGCAGGACCGGCAATGGCTGGGGACATCGATGTAACGGCAGCGGAATCGATCAGTACCGAACAGACCGTCCTCGGTCTGGGCCTGGCTGTTGTCCCGGATTACGAGGGATCCGACGATTACACGGCGGCCCCTCTCCTCCAGGCACGCGTCAACTGGAGCAACAACATGTATTTCTCGCTTCTCGGCAATACCGCGAGGTTCAACTTGATCCCGAGCCAATCCTGGACTTTCGGTCCCCTTCTGCGCTACCGCGCCGAGAGAGACGACGTCGAAAACGATCGCGTGGACCGCTTGGAAGATGTCGACGCGGCCGTCGAACTGGGTGCGTTCTTTTCTTACAACCTGCCGAGCTGGATCTTCACGATTACAGCCGCCCAGGATGTCGCCGACGCCCACGACGGTTATGTTGTCGACTTGGGGGCCGGATACCGCCTCCCCTTGCAGAAACAAACGATGCTGACCTTTTTTGCCCTGACAACTTACGCCAGCGAAGACTACATGGACACCTATTTTGGAGTCGATCCGGCCGATTCCGCACGCAGCGGCCTCAATACCTTCGATGCCGATTCGGAGTGGAAGGATGTCGGTGCAGGTATTCTGGTGAATCATCGCTTTAAATCCAACTGGGGCATGATAGGGGCGGTCAAATACACCAAGCTGCTCGGCGATGCCTCGGATAGCCCCATTGTCGACGACGAAGGGGAAGATAACCAGTGGCTGTATGGCGTGATCGTGAACTACCGGTTCTAGGGACCCTTTACCGGACAGCGATAGGCACGCCCTTCAGTATCGGCAATGTGAAGCTGCCGGCACTGCCGAAGCCGAAGGCGCCGGCAGCCGGGGACAGCCGGCGGGGCCGGCTGGATCCCCGGAAAGAACGACGAGCCGGACCGCGTAGGAGTAACGCTTATGTCGCATAGGAGCATCATTCCGCCAGCAATCGATCGAGACCGCCTCGGGGCTGCCCTCGGAACGTCCGCTATCGCCTGCCTTTTCTTCCTGCTGTGGACGGCCAGCCTCCTCCCCGGCAGGGCCGCTGCCGCTGAATACGTCAGCACGCCGATGAGACTGCAGGCGAAGGACCTCCTCCCACCCCCCGTACTCCAGGGGGAGAGCTACCGCATCGACGACAGCGTCTACAACGACGGGATGTTCAACCTGTTCAGCCTTACCACCGACTACGGCCCGATGAATGCCGAGAGTGAAACGCTGCTGAACATCCTCCTGGCCGAGTTGACCGCCCTGAATGCGATGCAGCAGATGGAACGGAAGAAGGTCTTCGGAGAGGCCTTGGTCGAAGGAGTCAAGGCGCCCTTCAAGGGGGCGGCGGCGCTGGTCACCTCGCCAGTCGAGACCAGCAAGAAGATCGCCAAGGGGACCGGACAGTTCTTCAGCAACATGGGGCGGGCGATGTTCGATGACGATCCCGACCAGGACAACGCCCTCAAGGTCGCGGTCGGCTACGACGTGGCCAAGCGCAAGTTCGCCTACGAGTTCGACATCAACCCCTACACCACCAACGAGGTGGTGGCTGAACGCCTCGGCGCGATCGCCCGGGCGGCGGTGGCCGGCGGGGTGACCACGAAGGTTGCGATGGCCGCCGTCGACAGCGATGTGGTCACGGCCATGCGCGTCAGCGGCGCGGCGCAGGGGATGAAACAACTGGTTCGGGACAACCCGCCGGGGAAACTCGCGGAAATCAACGGTGAGAAGTTGGCGAAGATTGGCGTTGCCGCCCCCATGGCTACGGCTTTCCTCGACAACTACAACTTCGATCCCTATGAAGAGACCTTGCTGGTCGGAGAACTGGATGCCATGCAGGGGGTCAGGGGACGCGAGGCCCTCATCGCCCGGGCCGGCCAGGTCACCTCCCGCCGGGAAGCGGTCCTGCTCCGGCATCTGGCCCAGATGATGGGCGGCTACCACGCCAACGTCGCCCCGGTTGCCGCCATGGCGAACCTCGGCGGCATCCTCACCTTGCAGAAAACGGACGGGGGGCTGGCCATCGTCTTTCCGGCCGACCTGGTCTTCTGGACGCCGGCCCTGGAGGCGAAGATCGCCTCCTTCGAAAAGGAGGCGGGCGCGGGAGCCGCGCCGGAACTGCTCGTTTCCGGGCGCCTGGACGCTTCGGCGCGCGAGCGGCTGGCCGCCAAGGGGTGGAAGATCACCGAGAACGCCAACCCGGTCCTGTTCAAGGAGCCGCAGTCGGCCGCAAAAAAAGAGGGATAACAGCATGGCCCGCAAAATCCTCATCCCCTTCGGACCGCAGCATCCGGTTCTCCCCGAGCCGATTCACTTCGACCTGGTGACGGAGGACGAGAAGGTCATCGACGCCGTCCCCTCGATCAGCTACGTCCACCGAGGGCTGGAGCGGCTGATCGAGCATCGCGATTTCATCGACTTCGCGCATGTGGCCGACCGGATCTGCGGCCTGTGCAGCTTCATGCACTCCCTGGGGTACTGCCAGGCCGTGGAGGAGATCATGGGAGTCGAGGTGCCGGAGCGCGCCCTCTACCTGCGCTCCGTCTGGGCGGAGCTGTCCCGGATCCACAGCCATGTCTTCTGGCTGGGGGTCGCCGCCGACGCCTTCGGCTTCGAGAGCCTGTTCATGCAGGCGCTGAGGTTGAGGGAGCCGGTGCTCAACATCTTCGAAGAGACCACGGGGGCCAGGGTCATCCTGGGGGTGTGCAAGGTGGGCGGCGTGCGCCGGGACATCGACGCCGCCAACCTGAAAGGAATCGTCGGCCGGCTGGCCTCCCTGAAGAAGGACCTGGAAGAACTCAGCCGCGTCTTCATCGACGACTACTCCGTGCGGCACAGGTTGTCGGGGGTCGGCGTCATTTCCCGGGAAGACGCCTACGTGCTCGGCTGCGTCGGGCCCATGGCCCGGGCGAGCGGCCTGGCCATGGATATGCGGGCCATCGGCTATGCGGCGTACAAATATCTGGAGATGGAACCGGTGGTGGAATCCGCCGGGGACTGTTATGCCCGGTGCCTGGTGCGTATCCGCGAAATTTTCCAATCGATCGACCTGATCCGGCAGGGGGCGGAAAAAATCCCCGAAGGGCCCATCGAGGTCAAGGTGACGGGGGCTCCGGACGGTGAATACTACTCCCGGGTCGAGCAGCCCCGGGGGGAGGTGATCCACTACGTCAAGGGAAACGGCTCCAGGATGCTCCAGCGGTTCCGGGTGCGCGTCCCCACCTTCAGCAACATTCCGGCGATGATCAAGGTGCTGAAGGGCTCGGAGGTCGCCGACGTGCCGAACATCATCTTGACCCTGGACCCATGCATCAGCTGCACAGAACGATGAAAAACTACTGCGGGGCCGATCTGCGGCGTTGCCGCTTACTCGGAAGCTCGACGTAGCGCTGCTACGCCTCGCTCCCTCGCTCGCTTGCGCCTTGCATCTCGGCCTCCTCGCTACGTTTTTCAATCAACTTAGTAGGGACGGGAAAATGAAAATTTTTACGATGACAAAAACGGTGGCCAAAAACCTGGCCCAGGGGCCGGCCACCCTCATGTATCCCCAGCGGGAGCGGGCGTATACCCCGATCACCCGGGGGCGAATCGAAAACGACATCGACCGGTGCATCTTCTGCGGCCTGTGCGCCAGGCGGTGCCCGACCTATGCCATCGTGGTCGGCAAGGAAGACAAGGAATGGCAGATCGACCGTCTGCGCTGCTGCACCTGCAACCTGTGCGTCGAGGTCTGTCCTGTCAAGTGCCTCTCGATGGAGAATCACTATGCGCCGTCCGTAATCGCCAGGCAGATGGCGATACAGCGGAGAAAACTCACGGTCTCCTCTCCGGAAGAGGGGTCACCTTAATGCGGAGAAGCGGCGACGGACATTCGCACAAGCCGTCTGATTTCCGGCTCGGTCTGAGAGCTGATGTCCCAGTTCGCACCAGCAAGGAAGGTAATCCTCCATGAAAGAATCGTCGAAAATTGACGCTGAAAACCAGCGTCTGCAGGAAGCGCGTGACGGGAAAGCCCTCTGGAAGAAGTGGGGGCCCTATCTCAGCGAACGGCAGTGGGGGACGGTTCGGGAGGATTATAGCGAAACGGGTGACGCCTGGGATTCCTTCACCCACGAGCAGGCCCGCTCGCGCGCCTACCGCTGGGGCGAGGACGGCATCGCCGGTATTTCCGACGACAAACAGCGCCTCTGCTTTGCTCTCGCTCTCTGGAATGGGAAGGACCCAATTCTCAAGGAACGGCTCTTCGGCTTGACCAACAGCGAAGCAAACCACGGCGAGGATGTGAAAGAGTACTACTTCTACCTCGACAGCACGCCGACCCACTCCTATATGAAGTACCTCTACAAGTACCCCCAGGCCGCCTTTCCCTACAGTGATCTGGTCGAAACCAACCGGCAGCGCAGCCGGGAGGAGCCTGAATACGAACTGCTCGACACCGGCGTCTTCGATGACGACCGCTACTTCGACGTTTTCGTGGAGTATGCCAAGGGGGATGCGGAAGACATCCTCGTGCGGATCACGGCGGCCAACCGGGGCCCGGACGCGGCCGAACTGCATCTGTTGCCGACGCTCTGGTTTCGGAACGACTGGTCGGAGTGGATTGCCGAATCTAACAGAGCCGCCGAGAAACCAGTCCTCAAGCAGATCGAGGCATCGTCAGGCGTGAGAGCGGTCGCGGCGGCTCATCCGCTGCTCGGTGAATTCATCCTCTCCTGCGAAGGCCGCGTGCCGATGCTCTTCACCGAGAACGAAACCAACCACGAACGGATTTTCAACGGACATAAAAACGAGAGCCCCTATGCCAAGGACGGCATCAACGACTGTGTGGTGCAAGGCCGGCTGGAGGCGGTGAATCCCGGCAGGCAGGGGACCAAGGTCGCGGCCCACTACAGGGCCTCTGTCGGCGCCGGCCAGACCACAGTGATTCGCCTGCGGCTCTCCCGCAGTTCACCGGACCGGAAGGGCCACCCCTTTGACGATTTCGACAAAGTCTTTGCCGACCGGCTTCGCGAAGCCGATGATTTTTACCGGTCGGTCACGCCGCCGTCGGTGAGTGAGGACGCGGCCAACGTGATGCGCCAGGCGCTTGCCGGCATGCTCTGGAGCAAGCAGTTCTTCTTCTTCGACGGTGACAACTGGCTGGACGAGCACAACTCCAACCCCCTCCACTCCGGCTATCAGAACGCCCGGAATTCGGAGTGGTTCCACATGCTGAACGAGGATGTCATCTCCATGCCCGACAAGTGGGAGTACCCCTGGTACGCGGCCTGGGACCTGGCCTTCCACACGCTGCCGCTCGCCATTGTCGATCCCGACTTCGCCAAGGAGCAGATGCAGCTGATGCTCAAAAGCGTCTACCTGCACCCCAGCGGCCAGATGCCCGCCTACGAGTGGAACTTCAGCGACGTGAACCCCCCGGTCCACGCCTTCGCGACCCTCTTCCTGCACCGGACAGAACAGGCACTGCGCGGCGAAACGGACCTCGATTTCCTCAGGGGGACCTTCAACAAGCTGCTCTTGAACTTCACCTGGTGGGTGAACCGCAAGGACCGCTTTGGCAAGAACGTCTTCGAGGGGGGCTTCCTCGGTCTCGACAACATCGGCGTCTTCGACCGCAGTGCCCCGCTCCCTACCGGCGGCCACCTGGAGCAGGCGGACGGCACGGCCTGGATGGCCCTCTTCAGCCAGAACATGCTGGAACTCGCCGTGGAACTCGCCGCCCATGACCCCAGCTACGAAGACATGGTCGAAAAGTTCGCCGAGCACTTCTATTATATCGCCGCAGCCATGAACCGGCACGATCACATGTGGGACGAGGAGGACGGCTTCTACTACGACCTCTTGTGCCTCCCCGACGGCAGTTCCCACAGGCTCAAGGTGCGCTCCATGGTGGGGCTCCTCCCCCTGTGCGCCACGACGGTGATCGAGGCGTGGCAGCGGGAGCGCGTTCCGCACGCGCTGGCTCGGATGCAGGAACGGCTGCGCCGGATTCCCGAACTTTGGAAGACCATGCACCCTACCGGCCAGAAGCATCGCGGCGTGAACGATCGGGGGATCATCGCCCTGGTCAACCCGGAGCGGCTGCGCCGGATCCTGGCAAAGATGCTCGACGAGAATGAGTTCCTGGGCCCCTGCGGCATCCGCTCACTCTCCAGGTTCCACCAGGAGCACCCGTTCGTTTATCACTCAGGCGGCCAGGAGTACCGGGTGGACTATCTGCCGGGCGAGTCGAACACCGGCATGTTCGGCGGCAACTCCAACTGGCGGGGACCGGTCTGGATGCCGGTGAACGCGATAATTATCCGGGCGCTCCTGAATTTCTACCTGTACTACGGCGACAACTTCAAGATCGAATGCCCCACCGGCTCAGGGAAGACGATGAACCTCTTCGAGGTGGCGAAGGATATCTCGGATCGTCTGGCCGGCATCTTTCTCCGCGACGAGAAGGGCAGGCGCCCCGTCTACGGCGGGTCTGCGACCTTCCAGGCCGACCCCCACTGGCGCGACCACATCCTCTTCTACGAGTACTTCCACGGCGACAACGGCGCCGGGCTCGGCGCCAGCCACCAGACCGGCTGGACCGGGCTGGTGGCCAAGACCATCCAGCTGTTTGGTCTCCTGGACGCCGGGAAAGCCCTGGCAATGGGTAAGCAGGCCGCCTTTAAAAACGAAAGATAGTAAGTGGACCATTTGGACCACGGGCAGTTCGAGGGAAAACGGCGTCAAGGAGTGACAATGCTGGAGAGAGGGAACATCGACTGGTTGGTGCGCGGGGTTGTACTGCTGGGCGTAATCACGCTCTGCGGCTGTGACGGCTTGACGATACAGGACACGTCGAGCCTGCTGATCCCCAGGTTTCAACGGTCTGAGATCTGGGGTTTTGTGGCAGGTTTTGGAACGACCTTCGCCGCCATGCCCGACTTGATCAAGATGTTCAAGCGGCGTTCAAGCAAGGGTATAAACCCGACGATGGCGGGGATCATGGGTGTTTTTCAGCTTGTCTGGATCTATTACGGCCTGTTGATTGCCTCGCGCCCGGTGATTGTGTGGAACCTGATCGCCGTGATTATCAACTTCATGGCCGTCGGAGCGTACTTTCGATTCGCCCGTAGCGAAAGCGAGCACGCAGTGAAAGGGGATGGGTAAAAAAATGATGCGACCTGACTGCTGCAAAGCAGTTGTCGGTCAAGGAGGCATAATCACAACGAGCCGAGGTGAGTTATGGACATGTTTCAGCGTGTGCTCCTGGTCGATCCGGCTACCGGATTCTACAAAACAAAAAAATACGGTTTCGACCGCTATTTCGGGCCCGTGGACCTCGGCATCCACCTTGCCGAGGAGTACCGCAGTCTCAATTTCGGGGTGGGGATCTTCGCCGGCTCCATCTTTCCGGGTTCGAACCGGCTGATCGTGACCGGGTTTTCTCCCTGCTGGCAGGGGTACTACATCAGTTCCATGGGGGGAGCGGGACTGATCTTCGACAATTTGGGGATCAACATGCTCAGTCTGGTGGGGAAGGCCCCGGTCCCGTCGGTACTCTGTCTCAACCGCCGCCACGGGGAAGAGATCGAGGTGGACGTGGTCCCGGTGCCCGTGGAGGAGATCTGGAAAGCGGGCCGTACGGGGACCTATTCCCTCACGGACCACGTCTACGAAAAGTTTGGAGGACGTTACGAAAACGACCCGCGCATACTGGTCACCGGTCCGGCGGCCCTGCATACGGACATGGGGGGAATCATGTCGGTCCCCATCAACAAGGGGAAGATCAGCTTCGTCGATACCTGGGCCGGGCGCGGCGGCCTGGGGAGCGCAATGGTCCGGAACCACGGCATCGTGGCGGTCATCTACGGCGGCACCCTGGTGGACGAGGACTTCCGCGACAACAAGGTGGCCGACGAATGGTTCAAGAACAAGTACAGCCTGCGCCTGATGCAGAAGGACATGGAGGCGACCACCAAGTACCGCTACGACGAGAAGCTCCTCACCGGAGGCACCCTCGGCGTCAACTACGCCACCATGGGAGGGAAAGTCCTGGCGTTCAACTACCGAACCATTTTCTGGACGGAGGAGGAGCGCAAGGCCCTGCACAAAAACTTTATCCTCGATCACTACCTCAAGCAGTTCAACGAGGAGACCATCACCCCCAAGCAGCAGTTCACCTGCGGGGAGCCGTGCGCCGCCGTCTGCAAGAAGATGAGCGGCATGTTCAAGAAGGACTACGAGCCCTACCAGACCATGGGACCGCTGTGCGGCATCTTCGACCAGCGGGCGGCGGAAAAGCTCAACCACCACTGCGACGCCATGGGCTTCGACGCCATCTCCGGCGGGGGGGTTCTTGCCTGGCTGATGGACCTCCTAGACGCGAAATTGCTGACTGGCGAAGAACTCGGGGTCACCCGGATGCCGCGTTGGGAGGTGGCGGAATTCGACGTGGTCGGCGATTCGATGCACAACGCCGAACTGGGGCGCGAGCTGATCGACGCGGTCCTGGAACGCCGCGGGATCCTCGATTTCCGGGAAGGTGTGCGTAAATGGTGCCGGATCCATTCCCGGGGACAGGGTACCGAACTCCAGGACCGGCTCGTACACGTCGCCTTCAGCCGGCGCGGGTGGATGGTCCCCAACCAGTACTGGGTTCCCGGAGTGCTGGCCCCGATGGCCATCATGGGCAAGTACTACATGATCTACAGCCACGACTTCGTCCCGCCGCGGACTTTGGGCAAGATGTGCGCGGAGCGCATGAAGAAGGAACTCATTCTCGACAACCTCGGTACCTGCCGCTTTCACCGCGGGTGGGCGGAGGAGATGCTCCCCGAGGCGGTGGGCTCCCTCTACGGCGTCAAGGACGAGTTCCTGCGCGCCATCGACGTTCTCGCCAGCCGACTCAATAGCCGCAACAGCCCGATTTTCTGGGAATCGAGGATGAACATCGATTATCTTCATACGTTCCTGA
This genomic interval from Desulfuromonas sp. TF contains the following:
- a CDS encoding glucosidase, whose amino-acid sequence is MKESSKIDAENQRLQEARDGKALWKKWGPYLSERQWGTVREDYSETGDAWDSFTHEQARSRAYRWGEDGIAGISDDKQRLCFALALWNGKDPILKERLFGLTNSEANHGEDVKEYYFYLDSTPTHSYMKYLYKYPQAAFPYSDLVETNRQRSREEPEYELLDTGVFDDDRYFDVFVEYAKGDAEDILVRITAANRGPDAAELHLLPTLWFRNDWSEWIAESNRAAEKPVLKQIEASSGVRAVAAAHPLLGEFILSCEGRVPMLFTENETNHERIFNGHKNESPYAKDGINDCVVQGRLEAVNPGRQGTKVAAHYRASVGAGQTTVIRLRLSRSSPDRKGHPFDDFDKVFADRLREADDFYRSVTPPSVSEDAANVMRQALAGMLWSKQFFFFDGDNWLDEHNSNPLHSGYQNARNSEWFHMLNEDVISMPDKWEYPWYAAWDLAFHTLPLAIVDPDFAKEQMQLMLKSVYLHPSGQMPAYEWNFSDVNPPVHAFATLFLHRTEQALRGETDLDFLRGTFNKLLLNFTWWVNRKDRFGKNVFEGGFLGLDNIGVFDRSAPLPTGGHLEQADGTAWMALFSQNMLELAVELAAHDPSYEDMVEKFAEHFYYIAAAMNRHDHMWDEEDGFYYDLLCLPDGSSHRLKVRSMVGLLPLCATTVIEAWQRERVPHALARMQERLRRIPELWKTMHPTGQKHRGVNDRGIIALVNPERLRRILAKMLDENEFLGPCGIRSLSRFHQEHPFVYHSGGQEYRVDYLPGESNTGMFGGNSNWRGPVWMPVNAIIIRALLNFYLYYGDNFKIECPTGSGKTMNLFEVAKDISDRLAGIFLRDEKGRRPVYGGSATFQADPHWRDHILFYEYFHGDNGAGLGASHQTGWTGLVAKTIQLFGLLDAGKALAMGKQAAFKNER
- a CDS encoding SemiSWEET family sugar transporter, with the protein product MLERGNIDWLVRGVVLLGVITLCGCDGLTIQDTSSLLIPRFQRSEIWGFVAGFGTTFAAMPDLIKMFKRRSSKGINPTMAGIMGVFQLVWIYYGLLIASRPVIVWNLIAVIINFMAVGAYFRFARSESEHAVKGDG
- a CDS encoding aldehyde ferredoxin oxidoreductase N-terminal domain-containing protein, with translation MFQRVLLVDPATGFYKTKKYGFDRYFGPVDLGIHLAEEYRSLNFGVGIFAGSIFPGSNRLIVTGFSPCWQGYYISSMGGAGLIFDNLGINMLSLVGKAPVPSVLCLNRRHGEEIEVDVVPVPVEEIWKAGRTGTYSLTDHVYEKFGGRYENDPRILVTGPAALHTDMGGIMSVPINKGKISFVDTWAGRGGLGSAMVRNHGIVAVIYGGTLVDEDFRDNKVADEWFKNKYSLRLMQKDMEATTKYRYDEKLLTGGTLGVNYATMGGKVLAFNYRTIFWTEEERKALHKNFILDHYLKQFNEETITPKQQFTCGEPCAAVCKKMSGMFKKDYEPYQTMGPLCGIFDQRAAEKLNHHCDAMGFDAISGGGVLAWLMDLLDAKLLTGEELGVTRMPRWEVAEFDVVGDSMHNAELGRELIDAVLERRGILDFREGVRKWCRIHSRGQGTELQDRLVHVAFSRRGWMVPNQYWVPGVLAPMAIMGKYYMIYSHDFVPPRTLGKMCAERMKKELILDNLGTCRFHRGWAEEMLPEAVGSLYGVKDEFLRAIDVLASRLNSRNSPIFWESRMNIDYLHTFLKRKKEVDKEQDPRLGEWLEKFDRDKVEAAREYWYETLKGIDESLREFF